Within Amycolatopsis sp. cg5, the genomic segment ATTTCACCGTGACCGCGTACGACATGGTCGGGCATGGCTGGAGCGACCTGCCGGACAAGCCCTACACGATCGATGTGCTCACCGATCACCTCGTCGACCTGCTCGACGTGCTCGGGATCGAACGCGCACACCTTTCCGGCGAATCACTCGGCGGCTGGGTCGCGGCGTGGACCGCCGCGCACTATCCCGAACGTGTCGACAGGCTCGTGCTCAACACCCCCGGAAACATCGCCAACAAGCCTGAAGTGATGGAGCGGCTCAAGGCCAGCACCATGGCCGCCGTCCTCGACCCGAGTGATGCGACAGTCCGCCGCCGGGTCGAATGGCTCTTTCACGACAAGAGCCTCGTCACCGACGAACTCGTCCGGCTGCGACAGAATGTCTACACCCGGCCCGGCTACCTGCGCGCCATCGAGAACACGCTCGTGCTTCAAGACCCCGCGGTGCGGTGCGCGTACGCGTGGGGCCCCGACTGGACAGGCAGGATCACCGCGCCGACCCTGCTGCTGTGGACCAGCCATGACCCGACCGGAGGGCTCGACGAGGCTGAGCTGCTGCAAACCTGGATTCCCGGTTCACGGCTGCACATCATCGACGGGGCAGGCCACTGGCCACAATGGGAGAAGCCGTCCGAATTCCTGAGCGCGCACACGGAGTTCCTCAGCAGGGTAGGTGCGGCGCGATGAGCGAGATCGTCGGTTTCGTCGGAATCTCGCATTCCCCCTTCGCCACCATGCTCGCAGCCCCGAAGCCAGGCGAGCCAGGTGCTCTGTTCCTCGCGGATGCCGACCGCGTCGCCAAGGCCGTCGCCAAGCTGGCGCCCGACGCCGTCGTGGTGATCGGCCCCGACCATTTCCACGCCAACTTCTACGACGTGATGCCATCGTTCGTGGTCGGCGTCGAGTCCGCGACCGGGTACGGAGACTTCGGCAGCGCCTCGGGGCCGCTCCCCGTACACAGTGCACTGGCCTGGGATGTCCACAAAGGACTTGGTGAGTCCGGATTCGATCCGGCGCTGTCCTACTCGCTCACCGCCGACCACGGCATCGTGCAGGGCTACGAAATGGCGACCGGCGGAACCCGGATCCCGATGGTTCCCGTCGTGCTGAACACAGCGGCCCCGCCCTTGCCATCTCTCACGCGCTGCCGCGACTTCGGCCTCGCACTGGGCGAGACACTCCGTGCCTCGACATTCGACGGCCGCGTGCTGATCATCGCAAGTGGTGGTCTCTCACACTGGCTGCCGTCGAACGACCCGCGCGACCCGGCCGTCACCGCAGGAAAGCGTGCGGCCCTGATCAACGGCAGGCTCGATGTCGCCACGTTCACCGCCGAGCGCGAACCGCGTGTTCGCGCGATGGGCGGCAACCCTGCCACAAAGGTGAATCGCGCCTGGGACACCTGGTTCCTCGACGCACTGTGCGAGAACGACCTCTCCCTTGTCGTCGAACTCGGCAGCGACGGGCTCGAGGAGCTGGCGGGCACCGGCGGGCACGAGATCCGCTGTTGGCTGGCCGGCCACGCGGCGACGGGAAAGCCGCTGCGGTGGACCAGCTACGAAGCGGTGCCGGAATGGATCACCGGCATGGGTATCGGAACCACCTTCGACATTCCGTCATGAGTACGGCCAACGCGAGCAGCGGCGGCTGCCGCGATTGGCGGGCCGTCGCTGACACCGGACGGACCGGGTTCGCCGTCAGCCGCGGCTGACGGCGAACCCGCTCTCCGAGGCGGCGGCTGTCGGCGAAGCCCGTGTGTTGACAATCAAGCGGCGATGCCCGCTTGCGCGCCGCGCACGACTTCGGCCAGCTTCTGGACGACAGGCGCCGCGAGCACCGGATTGAACCGGGGCTCGGTCGACCAGTCGGCAAGCTGGTTCGCCTTCACCGCGGGCAGCTGCGCCCACGTCGGGAACCGCGCCATCTGCTGGCGCGACAGGGCGTAGGTGCGGCTGTCGGTGAGGATCAGGTCGGCCGGGTGCTTGCCGGCCTGCTCCCAGCTGAGCGTCTCGAAGTAGTCGGCGGAGCCTTCCCCGTTGACGATGTCGAGCCCCAGGTCGCGGTAATAGGCCAGATCGGCGAAGAAGTCCGGTTTACACACGTACAGGTTGTCCTTGTCGCCGGAGACGACCAGCACCTTGAGGCCCGGCTTGGCTTTGATCGCCGACTTGAGATCATCTGACGCTTTCTGGAACTCTTCCCTGCCCTTCTTGATGACCGCGGAGTCAGAGTCGCCGCCGAGCGCGACCGCGAGTCGTTCATAGCGCTCGATCACCCCGGGCAAGGTGACCTTGTACTCCGACATTGCGACGATCGGCGCGATCTGCTGCACCTTCGGGCCAAGGTCGTCCTTGAGCACCCACAGGTCGGTCGGCTTGACACCGGTCAGCCCGGTGATCACCAGGTCCGCCCTGGCCGCGGCGAACTTCTCCATACTGAAGTCGTCCCATGCGTTACCGATCGAGGTCACGGCACCGAGGTCGATATTGCCCGCCTGAACCTCCTTACCACCGTCAGCCGTCTTCTGCGGACCAAAGACACCCACCGGGTGCACGCCGTAGTCCCACAACGCGGCGGCCGAGCTGACGTAGGCCACGACGCGGGCAGGCCGCTGATCGCGCACCGCCTTCTGGCCACGATCGTCGATGAACTCCCACGCCCCGGACGACACATCCACGGGCTTGTCACCTCCACCGCACGCGCCGAGCGTGGCCGCCGCCGCGAGCCCGCTCGCGCCGGCCAGGAACCCGCGCCGAGTGAATCCGGCACCGTTTTGGAACACGGGCATGCGCACACCACTCCTGAAGGTTGAGGGTAGCCACCCTTAATTTAAGGCTTGTCGATTAGATTAGCCTTACCTAAAGTAAATGCCAACGGAGGTGTGATGCGAACGGAACCAGCCAGCGTCGCGACCATACGACGCCCGACGAACACAAGCCGCGCGATCGGCCTCTTGGCCGCCACAAGCGTGCTGGTCCTGTTGTGCCTGCTGAGCATCTGGCTCGGTTCCAAGGAGATCTCGTTCGGCAATGTCTGGGGTGTGCTGTGGCACAACGACGGCTCTGCCGACGCGGTGATCATCCACAGTGTCCGGACGCCAAGGACAGTGCTGGCGATATTGGTCGGCGCAGGGCTCGGGCTGGCGGGCGCGCTGATGCAGGCGCTGACCCGAAATCCTTTGGCAGACCCCGGCTTGCTCGGTATCAGCGCCGGAGCCGCGTTCGCGATCGTGTTCTCGATCACCGTTCTCGGCGTCGGGTCGCTCTATGGCTACATCTGGTTCGCCTTCGCCGGCGCACTCGGCGCGACGGCCGCCGTCTACTTCCTCGGCACGCGCGGGCGCGCCGGGGCGAGTCCGGTCAAGCTCGCGCTGGCGGGCGCCGCCGTGACCGCGCTGCTCGCCTCGTTCACCAGCGCGATGGTCCTGTCGGATCCGGTGGCGCTCAACCGCTACCGTTTCTGGTCCGCGGGTTCACTGTCCGGCGTGGACAGTGAGGCGCTGCTGCGGGTGCTGCCGTTCCTTGTCACCGGGGTGGTGCTGGCGATCGCGAGCGCTCCAGCGCTCAACAGCCTTGCACTCGGCGACGATGTGGCAGTGGCGCTTGGCCGGAGGCTGGGACCGTTGCGGCTGAGGGGCGCGGTGGCCATCACACTGCTGACCGGCGCGGCCGTCGCCGTCGCCGGGCCGATCGTGTTCCTCGGTCTGATCATCCCGCACGCGGTGCGGTTCGTCATCGGCCCCGACCACCGCTGGCTGCTGCCGTACGCCGCTGTTACCGCGCCGTGCCTGCTGCTCGCCGCCGATGTGCTCGGCCGCGTCGTGGCGCGGCCGAACGAGATACGGGCAGGCGTGATCGTCGCGTTCATCGGTGCGCCATTCTTCATCTTTCTGGTCCGCCGTCGCAAGCTCGCGGAGTCCTGACGTGAGCCTGCCGCACCTGCGACGCGACCGGGTCACCGTCCGGCTCGCGAAGCCTCTGATCTCGGCCAGGATCCGCCCCCGGTCGGCACTGCTCTGCTGTCTACTCACCGTGCTGGCGTTCACATTGTTCTGTGTGGGCATGACAATCGGCGACATACCGCTGAGCGTGTCCGAGGTGTTCTCCGCCGTGTTGGGCGGCAGTGACGGCGGCACCGGATACATCGTGCGAGATCTGCGACTCCCCCGCGCGCTGACCGGGCTGCTCGCCGGGCTCGCGTTCGGCGCGTCCGGCGCGGCTTTCCAGACCATCACACGCAATCCGCTGGCCAGCCCCGACATGATCGGCATCAACGCGGGCGCGGCCACCGCCGTGGTCGCCGGGATCACGCTCGGCTTCGGCGGCGGTCTCGGCACCACCACGCTAGGCCTGCTCGGCGGGCTGCTCACCGCGGCGCTCGTCTACGCGCTGGCGTGGCGGCGCGGCACCACCGGCTACCGAATCCTGTTGATCGGAATCGGCGTCTTCGCGTTGTGCACCAGCCTCACCGACTACCTCCTCAGTCGCGCGCAGATCACCGATGCCCAGGCGTCGATCGGCTGGCTGGTCGGCAACCTCGCCAACCGCGGCTGGGATCACGTCGTCCCGCTGGGCATCGCGCTCACCGTACTGTTCCCAGTGGTGCTGGGCCTTTCCCGCTGGATGGCGACATTGTCGCTCGGCGACGAGGTGGCGACCGGGCTCGGCACACCCGTGCAACCGGTGCGGCTCGGGCTGCTGCTGTCCGGGGCGGGCCTGGTCGCGTTCGCGACCGCGTCCGCCGGCCCGATCTCGTTCGTCGCGCTCACCTCACCACAGATCGCGCAACGGCTGGCCAAGCTGCCCGCTCCCCCGATCATCGCGTCCGCGCTCGCCGGAGCGGTCATCGTGCTGGGCAGCGACGTCATCGCGCGTCAGATCACCGCGTCCACGCTGCCGGTCGGCATCGTAACCGGTGTGCTCGGTGCTCCCATCCTGCTCTGGTTGCTGGCCAGGGCCAACCGATCCGACTCCGGAGGCTGATTCCCGTGACATCCCTTCGGGTGAAGGACCTGCGCGTCGCCTACGACGACCGCGTGATCATCGACGGCCTCGATCTGGACATCCCACACGGCAAGGTCACCGCGATCGTCGGCGCGAACGCCTGCGGCAAGTCAACGCTGCTGCGGACGCTCGCAAGGTTGCTGACGCCGCGCGTGGGCACCGTGTACCTCGGCGACCGCTCGCTCGAGGAGCTGCCGACCCGCCAGATCGCCCAACAGCTGGGAATCTTGCCGCAATCCCCGGTCGCACCGGAGGGCATGACCGTCGCCGACCTTGTCAGCCGTGGCCGCGCGCCCCACCAGACCTGGTGGCGTCAATGGTCCACATCGGACGAAGACGCGGTGCGAGCCGCGCTGGAGGCCACCGGTATGTCAGGCCTCGCCGACCGCCCTGTCGGCGAACTCTCCGGCGGCCAGCGCCAGCGCGCGTGGATCGCGATGGCCGTCGCGCAGTGCACCCCCGTGCTATTGCTGGACGAGCCGACGACCTACCTCGACCTGGCGCACCAGATCGAGGTTCTGGACCTGATCCTCGACCTCAACCGCGACGAGGGCCGGACCGTGGTGATGATCCTGCACGATCTCCCGCAAGCTTGCCGCTACGCCGATCACCTGGTCGCGATGAAGGCAGGCCGGGTCGTTGCCGCGGGCAAAGCGGCCGAGGTCATCACCGAGGAACTGGTCCACAAGGTGTTCGACGTCCGCTGCCAGGTGCGCCCGGACCCGGTGAGCGGCACGCCGATGGTGATCCCGATCAGCCGCCACCATCCGGCCCCGGGCCCAGGACAGAGCGGACCGAATTCTCAACCTTCCGCCGCACAGCACATCGACCAAAGCGACACAGTCGCATAAGTACTGAAGCACGGCCGGTCCACCGGGCGGCACACATCGCCGGCGGGCCGGCTCAGGCGCCCTCTACCAACAGGTATACCAATACACCGCACACCACAACGCAGTAGACGTCCAGGAGCGCTCGCATCGCCTTCGGAGCCTCCCGTACCTCCATGAAGTGGAGTGCGATCAACCGGGCTTTCACGAATGCCACGATCAAAATCGTGGCGGACGAAACCGGCGCGCCTGCCGCCGCCCTGTCCCCAGAAGCCCAGAACAGGAGCCAGGACAAAACCGTCGCGAGAATCAGAACGAGCCACACCGCTCCGACGGACCTCATCAACAAGATGATCACCTCAAGAGGTAAAGAAGCGGAAAAATCTCAACCCACAGCAAATCCACCATGTGCCAGTACAGCGCCCCACACTCGACCAAGACCATGCGATTCGCGGGAAGCTCATCCTGCCGGCTTATCCTGAGCAGAAACCACAACACCGCCATGCCGCCGAGAAGATGCACCAGATGCAACCCGGTCAGAACGTAGAAGAACATCCAGAAGTCGCCGGTCGCCGGAGTTATCCCCCGCGAGAGCTTGTCCACATATTCAACGATCTTGATCACGCAGAAAACGGCACCCAGCACCAGTCCGCCTCGAATGAGCGCGGGTGCCGTCCGCCGAGCCCGCGGCACCCGGAACGACCGAACAGCACAAGCGACCAGGAACGAGCTGGAAAGCAGGACAACGGTGTTCAGCGCACCGAGCTCCTGCGACAACTGCCGCGAGGAATACACGAACCCCGAAAGATCTCGCGTGCGGTAGTGCAGGAAAGTCGCGAAGATGACAGCGAAGATCATCATGTCACCGAAGAGCACTATCCAGACCCCATACTCGCCG encodes:
- a CDS encoding FecCD family ABC transporter permease, which produces MSLPHLRRDRVTVRLAKPLISARIRPRSALLCCLLTVLAFTLFCVGMTIGDIPLSVSEVFSAVLGGSDGGTGYIVRDLRLPRALTGLLAGLAFGASGAAFQTITRNPLASPDMIGINAGAATAVVAGITLGFGGGLGTTTLGLLGGLLTAALVYALAWRRGTTGYRILLIGIGVFALCTSLTDYLLSRAQITDAQASIGWLVGNLANRGWDHVVPLGIALTVLFPVVLGLSRWMATLSLGDEVATGLGTPVQPVRLGLLLSGAGLVAFATASAGPISFVALTSPQIAQRLAKLPAPPIIASALAGAVIVLGSDVIARQITASTLPVGIVTGVLGAPILLWLLARANRSDSGG
- a CDS encoding ABC transporter substrate-binding protein, with translation MPVFQNGAGFTRRGFLAGASGLAAAATLGACGGGDKPVDVSSGAWEFIDDRGQKAVRDQRPARVVAYVSSAAALWDYGVHPVGVFGPQKTADGGKEVQAGNIDLGAVTSIGNAWDDFSMEKFAAARADLVITGLTGVKPTDLWVLKDDLGPKVQQIAPIVAMSEYKVTLPGVIERYERLAVALGGDSDSAVIKKGREEFQKASDDLKSAIKAKPGLKVLVVSGDKDNLYVCKPDFFADLAYYRDLGLDIVNGEGSADYFETLSWEQAGKHPADLILTDSRTYALSRQQMARFPTWAQLPAVKANQLADWSTEPRFNPVLAAPVVQKLAEVVRGAQAGIAA
- a CDS encoding cytochrome c oxidase subunit 3 translates to MRRIDFQRAMVAGHPGGAPRVPGEYGVWIVLFGDMMIFAVIFATFLHYRTRDLSGFVYSSRQLSQELGALNTVVLLSSSFLVACAVRSFRVPRARRTAPALIRGGLVLGAVFCVIKIVEYVDKLSRGITPATGDFWMFFYVLTGLHLVHLLGGMAVLWFLLRISRQDELPANRMVLVECGALYWHMVDLLWVEIFPLLYLLR
- a CDS encoding FecCD family ABC transporter permease, giving the protein MRTEPASVATIRRPTNTSRAIGLLAATSVLVLLCLLSIWLGSKEISFGNVWGVLWHNDGSADAVIIHSVRTPRTVLAILVGAGLGLAGALMQALTRNPLADPGLLGISAGAAFAIVFSITVLGVGSLYGYIWFAFAGALGATAAVYFLGTRGRAGASPVKLALAGAAVTALLASFTSAMVLSDPVALNRYRFWSAGSLSGVDSEALLRVLPFLVTGVVLAIASAPALNSLALGDDVAVALGRRLGPLRLRGAVAITLLTGAAVAVAGPIVFLGLIIPHAVRFVIGPDHRWLLPYAAVTAPCLLLAADVLGRVVARPNEIRAGVIVAFIGAPFFIFLVRRRKLAES
- a CDS encoding ABC transporter ATP-binding protein encodes the protein MTSLRVKDLRVAYDDRVIIDGLDLDIPHGKVTAIVGANACGKSTLLRTLARLLTPRVGTVYLGDRSLEELPTRQIAQQLGILPQSPVAPEGMTVADLVSRGRAPHQTWWRQWSTSDEDAVRAALEATGMSGLADRPVGELSGGQRQRAWIAMAVAQCTPVLLLDEPTTYLDLAHQIEVLDLILDLNRDEGRTVVMILHDLPQACRYADHLVAMKAGRVVAAGKAAEVITEELVHKVFDVRCQVRPDPVSGTPMVIPISRHHPAPGPGQSGPNSQPSAAQHIDQSDTVA
- a CDS encoding cytochrome C oxidase subunit IV family protein; its protein translation is MIILLMRSVGAVWLVLILATVLSWLLFWASGDRAAAGAPVSSATILIVAFVKARLIALHFMEVREAPKAMRALLDVYCVVVCGVLVYLLVEGA
- a CDS encoding alpha/beta fold hydrolase, whose amino-acid sequence is MRPHTSIWADIGSVPHELRKLDVDGVSTRVLRAGSGPDLVLLHGTGGHLEAYSRNIAPLARHFTVTAYDMVGHGWSDLPDKPYTIDVLTDHLVDLLDVLGIERAHLSGESLGGWVAAWTAAHYPERVDRLVLNTPGNIANKPEVMERLKASTMAAVLDPSDATVRRRVEWLFHDKSLVTDELVRLRQNVYTRPGYLRAIENTLVLQDPAVRCAYAWGPDWTGRITAPTLLLWTSHDPTGGLDEAELLQTWIPGSRLHIIDGAGHWPQWEKPSEFLSAHTEFLSRVGAAR
- a CDS encoding 2,3-dihydroxyphenylpropionate 1,2-dioxygenase — encoded protein: MSEIVGFVGISHSPFATMLAAPKPGEPGALFLADADRVAKAVAKLAPDAVVVIGPDHFHANFYDVMPSFVVGVESATGYGDFGSASGPLPVHSALAWDVHKGLGESGFDPALSYSLTADHGIVQGYEMATGGTRIPMVPVVLNTAAPPLPSLTRCRDFGLALGETLRASTFDGRVLIIASGGLSHWLPSNDPRDPAVTAGKRAALINGRLDVATFTAEREPRVRAMGGNPATKVNRAWDTWFLDALCENDLSLVVELGSDGLEELAGTGGHEIRCWLAGHAATGKPLRWTSYEAVPEWITGMGIGTTFDIPS